A region from the Ptychodera flava strain L36383 chromosome 10, AS_Pfla_20210202, whole genome shotgun sequence genome encodes:
- the LOC139142760 gene encoding transmembrane protein 35B-like: MDGLSYLLYGFGIFYCLSGTAHLLPQGQIHTTLNRYFVQYAKVFPLRSIGYQPDPIDYQFVIGMSQLIAGVLIWWGPIRTKQISCVILLVEMVGAAWTLLQLGDPSANIALPSGCAIGLLILLLNKGSKIKLD, translated from the exons ATGGATGGTTTAAGTTACCTGCTGTATGGTTTTGGAATATTCTACTGTCTGTCGGGTACAGCTCACTTGCTACCTCAAGGTCAAATACACACCACCTTG AACAGGTATTTCGTACAGTACGCCAAGGTATTCCCATTGAGATCCATTGGTTACCAGCCTGATCCAATCGACTATCAGTTCGTCATTGGCATGTCACAACTGATAGCGGGCGTTCTCATCTGGTGGGGACCAATCAGAACGAAGCAAATCAGTTGTGTTATCCTATTGGTTGAAATGGTTGGCGCGGCATGGACTTTGTTACAACTTGGAGACCCATCTGCCAACATAGCACTGCCCAGTGGATGTGCGATTGGTCTGCTCATACTGCTTCTCAACAAAG